One Myxococcales bacterium genomic region harbors:
- a CDS encoding GNAT family N-acetyltransferase yields the protein MLTWHDKAFDELSVHELYAVLALRSRVFVVEQTCVYLDLDGKDERARHLLGVDEAGALVAYARIFGPGESYPETAIGRVVTSPEVRKRGHGEELMREAISRATARHGRPIRIGAQRYLERFYRRLGFVPEGEPYDEDGIPHVEMVLP from the coding sequence ATGCTGACCTGGCACGACAAGGCGTTCGACGAGCTCTCCGTCCACGAGCTCTACGCGGTGCTCGCCCTGCGTTCCCGCGTTTTCGTCGTCGAGCAGACGTGCGTCTACCTCGATCTCGACGGCAAGGACGAACGCGCGCGTCACCTCCTCGGAGTCGACGAGGCCGGCGCGCTCGTCGCCTATGCGCGCATCTTCGGCCCCGGCGAAAGCTACCCGGAGACCGCCATCGGGCGCGTCGTCACGAGCCCCGAGGTCCGCAAGAGAGGTCACGGCGAAGAGCTGATGCGCGAAGCCATCTCGCGCGCGACGGCACGTCACGGGCGCCCCATCCGGATCGGGGCGCAGCGGTACCTCGAGCGCTTCTACCGGAGGCTCGGCTTCGTCCCGGAGGGCGAGCCCTACGACGAGGACGGCATCCCTCACGTCGAGATGGTCCTCCCCTGA
- a CDS encoding VOC family protein, translating to MELDHLFVFVDGPSEAEEALTLLGLDETYRRVHPGQGTANVCCAFDDAYLMFGSRGRTRRELPCRTASNSTN from the coding sequence GTGGAGCTGGATCATCTCTTCGTGTTCGTCGATGGACCGAGCGAGGCCGAAGAGGCGCTGACGCTGCTCGGGCTCGACGAGACGTACCGGCGCGTTCATCCGGGGCAAGGGACGGCGAACGTTTGTTGCGCCTTCGACGACGCGTACCTAATGTTCGGCTCACGAGGTCGTACGCGGCGTGAACTGCCGTGTCGCACTGCGTCGAACTCAACGAACTAG
- a CDS encoding DUF423 domain-containing protein, with amino-acid sequence MERAAWLLSAAFGFLAVALGAFGAHGLKAKMLPLADGAQRLEWWGTGAHYQAIHALALGLVAVLASRTESAAPKVSVVAFSVGIVLFSGSLYTMTLTGVRALGAVTPFGGVAMLVGWGAMLVAALGVRTAP; translated from the coding sequence ATGGAACGAGCAGCGTGGCTCCTGTCGGCGGCCTTCGGCTTCCTCGCCGTGGCGCTGGGTGCGTTCGGCGCACACGGCCTGAAAGCGAAGATGCTCCCCCTCGCCGACGGGGCGCAGCGCCTCGAATGGTGGGGGACGGGCGCGCACTACCAAGCGATCCATGCGCTCGCGCTCGGCCTTGTCGCCGTGCTCGCCTCGCGAACGGAGAGCGCCGCGCCCAAGGTGTCGGTCGTCGCGTTTTCGGTGGGCATCGTGCTCTTCTCGGGCAGCCTCTACACGATGACCCTGACCGGAGTGCGAGCGCTCGGCGCAGTGACACCGTTCGGTGGCGTGGCGATGCTCGTGGGCTGGGGCGCCATGCTCGTGGCGGCGCTCGGGGTACGCACGGCGCCGTAA